ATCCTTGGACGTACAGGGATAGTCAACTGGATTCTTTTTTGGAACCATGAGGCAGGCATAgaaatatattataaacattttcctgagaaaatgatgttccagccaggcacggtggctcaaagtgctgtaatcccagcactttgggaggcttaggcaggtggatcacctgaggtcaggagttcaagaccagcctggccaacatggtgaaaccccatctctactaaaaacacaaaaatcagccaggcatggtggcagacgcctataatcccagctactcaggaggctgaggcaggagaatcgcttgaacccaggaggcgcagtgAAAGGAGATAtctccattgtactccagcctaggcaacagagcgagactccgtctcaaaaaaaaaaaaaagaaagaaaatgatgttccTCATTTTGGGTTAAGGGAGGTTAATCATGGGATGAGATCTTTCACTCCAAGATGGGAGTAAGGAGgccttaaaaatagaaaactgggcctggcacatggctcacacttataatcctagcactttgggaggccgaggcaggcggatcacaaggtcaggagttcaagaccagcctggccaacacagtgaaaccccgtctctactaaaaatacaaaaattagctgggcatggtggtgggtgcctgtaatcccagctactcgggaggctgaggcaggagaatcgcttgaacctgggaggcggaggttgcagtgagccgagattgtacctctgcactccagcctgggcgacagagctagactccatctcaagcctgtaatcccagctactcgggaggctgaggcaggagaatcgcttgaacctaggaggcggaggttgcagtgagctgagattgtacctctgtactccagcctgggcgacagagctagactccgtctcaaaaaaaaaaaaaaattagaaaactgaaaaataggaTTATCTTTTCTTTCCCACTGGGTTGATGCCATCTTCTTCCACCTAGCTTCCCAAGCTCTTCCTTCAGTCCCACGACTACAGTCTGTATTCCTTGGATGTGGAATTCATCAATGAGATCCTCAACATACGTACCAAGTGAGAATTGGGGCACAGGTAGGGCACTGGGGAGGAAAAGCACCCAAAGGTATATACATGACCCTTTTCACTTCCCAGAGAAGTTCCTAGACTGCTTCTCACAGCTGTTCCCCATTCCTTAGAAGCCAGTTTGGTTTTCTAATTCTGCCATCATGAGATTTCTTTCCCATCCCTTCTTCACAGGGGCCGGACATGGTACATTCTTTCACTGACCCTCTGCCGTTTCCTGGCCTGGAATTATTTTGCACACCTTCGTTTGGAGGTTTTACAGCTGACCCGCCACCCTGAGAACTGGACCCTGCAAGCCCGGTGGCGGCTTGTGGGGCTGCCCGTCCACTTGCTCTTTTTGCGGTTCTACAAGCGTGACAAAGACGAGCATTACCGgtaagagagaaatgagaaaggacCCAAACTATaatcagttccttttttttttttttttgagacggagtctcactctgtcacccaggatggagtgcagtggcgtgatctcagctcactgcagcctctgcctcccggcttccagcaattctccagcctcagcctcctgggtagctggaattacaggcacaccatcacacccggctaatttttgtatttttagtagacagagggtttcaccatgttggccaggctggtctcgaactcctcaccttaggtgatccacctgccttagcttcccaaagtgctgagattacagatgatCTAGTCTCCCAGACAACCCTTGACCTATCCTCACTTGACTGTTTAAGGACAGGGATCCTGTTTAGTTTatgttaatgttaaaaaaaaaatagagactggGTATATTAGAAAaacctctgagcttcagtttcttcctatacagtgcctagcacatggtaggtactcaaatacttactgaacagactgggtgtggtggctcatgcctgtaatgccagcactttgggaggccgaggtgggcggatcacttgaggtaaggagttggagacctgc
This Homo sapiens chromosome 6 genomic scaffold, GRCh38.p14 alternate locus group ALT_REF_LOCI_7 HSCHR6_MHC_SSTO_CTG1 DNA region includes the following protein-coding sequences:
- the C6orf136 gene encoding uncharacterized protein C6orf136 isoform X2 gives rise to the protein MEEHLSVMYERLRQELPKLFLQSHDYSLYSLDVEFINEILNIRTKGRTWYILSLTLCRFLAWNYFAHLRLEVLQLTRHPENWTLQARWRLVGLPVHLLFLRFYKRDKDEHYRTYDAYSTFYLNSSGLICRHRLDKLMPSHSPPTPVKKLLVGALVALGLSEPEPDLNLCSKP
- the C6orf136 gene encoding uncharacterized protein C6orf136 isoform 2 (isoform 2 is encoded by transcript variant 2), which translates into the protein MYQPSRGAARRLGPCLRAYQARPQLPKLFLQSHDYSLYSLDVEFINEILNIRTKGRTWYILSLTLCRFLAWNYFAHLRLEVLQLTRHPENWTLQARWRLVGLPVHLLFLRFYKRDKDEHYRTYDAYSTFYLNSSGLICRHRLDKLMPSHSPPTPVKKLLVGALVALGLSEPEPDLNLCSKP